One window of Halorarum salinum genomic DNA carries:
- a CDS encoding flippase has translation MSFSERLARGVKATFGANALTMVANAALIIVLTRFLLTPEEFGELNFALSVLTVASIMATLGLPKSTARYITDFAETDPGQIPHIIRRSLVFLGAVTVVVSVGVVVLGRPVARMLGEPSLVPFLLIGAVYVAARSGTKFLSAAFQGFNRVTWTAVVGVVSNVSRLLFVVGFVLLGFGAVGALAGYVAGFLLAGAVGFGVLYAKFYRQYEPADDVEEGLTRRVLEYAVPLTATRGANVLDKKVDTLLIGVLLNMTAVGYYTVAKQVSDFVAVPAASFGFTISPALGEQKSGDRLDRAARLYERSLEYVLLAYIPAAAGLVLVAEPMIQYVFGADYIAAVPVVQVFSGFVLVNAVNKVTSDGLDYLGRARERAIVKSTMAVSNFLLNLVLIPRMGVVGAAVATVLTYTVYTGTNVWVIHSELGFSVRRVTRHVGVVCLVTAGMAAVVASVLPMVSGVATLVGAVFVGLAVWGVLAVVGGVLDVREVADFLA, from the coding sequence ATGTCCTTCTCGGAACGCCTCGCCCGCGGCGTGAAGGCCACCTTCGGCGCGAACGCGCTGACCATGGTGGCGAACGCCGCCCTGATCATCGTCCTCACGCGCTTCCTGCTCACGCCCGAGGAGTTCGGCGAGCTCAACTTCGCGCTGTCGGTGCTCACGGTGGCGAGCATCATGGCGACGCTCGGGCTCCCGAAGTCCACCGCGCGGTACATCACCGACTTCGCCGAGACCGACCCGGGACAGATCCCCCACATCATCCGGCGATCGCTCGTCTTTCTCGGGGCCGTCACCGTCGTCGTCAGCGTCGGCGTCGTCGTGCTCGGCCGACCCGTCGCCCGGATGCTCGGCGAGCCGAGCCTCGTCCCGTTCCTGCTGATCGGCGCGGTGTACGTCGCCGCCCGGTCGGGGACGAAGTTCCTGAGCGCGGCGTTCCAGGGGTTCAACCGCGTGACGTGGACCGCCGTCGTCGGCGTCGTCTCCAACGTCTCCCGGCTGCTGTTCGTCGTCGGCTTCGTCCTGCTCGGCTTCGGCGCCGTGGGCGCGCTCGCGGGCTACGTCGCCGGCTTCCTCCTCGCGGGGGCGGTCGGCTTCGGCGTGCTGTACGCCAAGTTCTACCGGCAGTACGAGCCGGCCGACGACGTCGAGGAGGGGCTCACGCGGCGCGTGCTGGAGTACGCCGTCCCGCTCACGGCGACCCGGGGGGCGAACGTGCTCGACAAGAAGGTGGACACCCTCCTCATCGGCGTCCTGCTGAACATGACCGCGGTCGGGTACTACACGGTCGCGAAGCAGGTGTCGGACTTCGTCGCGGTGCCGGCCGCGTCGTTCGGCTTCACCATCTCGCCCGCCCTCGGCGAGCAGAAGTCGGGCGACCGGCTCGACCGCGCGGCCCGCCTGTACGAGCGCTCGCTGGAGTACGTCCTGCTGGCGTACATCCCCGCGGCGGCGGGGCTGGTCCTCGTCGCCGAGCCGATGATCCAGTACGTCTTCGGGGCCGACTACATCGCCGCCGTCCCGGTCGTCCAGGTGTTCAGCGGGTTCGTCCTCGTCAACGCCGTGAACAAGGTGACCAGCGACGGGCTGGACTACCTCGGCCGGGCGCGCGAGCGCGCCATCGTGAAGTCGACGATGGCGGTCTCGAACTTCCTGTTGAACCTGGTTCTCATCCCGCGGATGGGCGTGGTCGGCGCCGCGGTCGCGACGGTCCTCACCTACACCGTCTACACCGGGACGAACGTCTGGGTCATCCACTCGGAACTCGGCTTCAGCGTCCGGCGCGTGACCCGCCACGTCGGCGTCGTCTGTCTCGTGACCGCCGGGATGGCGGCCGTCGTCGCGTCGGTTCTCCCGATGGTCTCGGGCGTGGCCACGCTCGTCGGCGCGGTGTTCGTCGGCCTGGCCGTCTGGGGCGTGCTCGCGGTCGTCGGGGGGGTCCTCGACGTGCGGGAGGTGGCCGACTTCCTCGCGTGA
- a CDS encoding NAD-dependent epimerase/dehydratase family protein gives MTDVDAPSGLTTLVTGGAGFVGSHVADALVADNEVRVLDDLSTGRPGNVPDGATLVEGDVRDPNDLGAAMEGVDLVFHEAGLVSVPDSVERPAESHDRNATATVRLLEAARRADARAVLASSVAIYGEPESVPVAEDHPKEPASPYALDKLALDHYARLYNDLYGLETVALRYFNVYGPGQASGPYSGVIRAFLDQARSGGPLTVEGDGEQTRDFVHVSDVVDANLAAARTDDVGTAVNVGTGESVTIRELAGTVRDVTGADVDVVHTDPRPGDLRRSRADLSRAREVLGYEPTVSLRDGLAALVESERTGTADASAGR, from the coding sequence ATGACCGACGTGGACGCCCCCAGCGGCCTGACGACCCTCGTGACCGGCGGCGCCGGCTTCGTCGGGAGCCACGTCGCCGACGCGCTCGTCGCGGACAACGAGGTGCGCGTGCTCGACGACCTCTCGACCGGCCGGCCGGGGAACGTTCCCGACGGCGCGACGCTCGTGGAGGGCGACGTGCGCGACCCGAACGACCTCGGCGCCGCGATGGAGGGGGTCGACCTGGTGTTCCACGAGGCGGGGCTCGTCTCGGTGCCCGACTCGGTCGAGCGGCCCGCCGAGAGCCACGACCGGAACGCGACCGCGACCGTCCGGCTGCTGGAGGCCGCCCGCAGGGCGGACGCCCGGGCCGTCCTCGCCTCGAGCGTCGCCATCTACGGCGAGCCGGAGTCGGTGCCCGTCGCGGAGGACCACCCGAAGGAGCCGGCCTCGCCGTACGCGCTCGACAAGCTCGCGCTCGACCACTACGCCCGGCTGTACAACGACCTCTACGGGCTCGAGACGGTCGCGCTGCGCTACTTCAACGTCTACGGGCCCGGACAGGCGAGCGGCCCCTACAGCGGCGTCATCCGGGCGTTCCTCGACCAGGCGCGCTCGGGCGGCCCGCTCACGGTCGAGGGCGACGGCGAGCAGACCCGCGACTTCGTCCACGTCTCGGACGTTGTGGACGCGAACCTCGCGGCCGCACGGACCGACGACGTCGGCACGGCCGTCAACGTCGGCACCGGCGAGAGCGTCACCATCCGCGAACTGGCCGGGACGGTCCGGGACGTGACCGGCGCGGACGTGGACGTCGTCCACACGGACCCGCGGCCGGGCGACCTCAGGCGGAGCCGCGCGGACCTCTCCCGCGCGCGGGAGGTCCTGGGGTACGAGCCGACCGTGTCGCTCCGGGACGGGCTCGCGGCGCTCGTGGAGTCCGAGCGGACGGGGACAGCCGACGCGTCCGCCGGGCGGTGA
- a CDS encoding GNAT family N-acetyltransferase, with protein sequence MNLETLSLDEWGDALPSSGFEPFHVPAALEALDAHTDGELRLYGGFKGDRPVGLFPAVVRERSVGTAILSPPPGFSIPRLGPLVMPASPKRRKREKVNATFAAELVEELDVDSSLTLFRTVCTTAYPDPRPYVWNDLDLDTRFTYRLAVDGDPDDMLAACSKSLRREIRDARDLDVTVEPEGLEGTRAVFERAAERYAEQDRTFSLTWPYVRDLTESMAADDRCRTYVARDADGEFLTGVVALYSNDDAYFWLGGARTVHEGVSVNSLVHWRMVEDVAAGEPRQSVDGYDLMGANTERLCRYKSKFGADLSPYYVVESGGPSMDVAKRAYRLVAR encoded by the coding sequence ATGAACCTCGAGACGCTCTCGCTCGACGAGTGGGGGGACGCGCTGCCCTCGTCCGGGTTCGAGCCGTTCCACGTTCCCGCGGCGCTGGAGGCCCTCGACGCGCACACGGACGGTGAGCTCCGGCTGTACGGCGGGTTCAAGGGCGACCGACCGGTCGGTCTGTTCCCCGCGGTGGTCCGCGAGCGGTCGGTCGGCACGGCGATTCTCTCGCCGCCGCCCGGCTTCTCGATCCCGCGGCTCGGCCCGCTGGTGATGCCCGCGAGCCCCAAGCGACGCAAGCGCGAGAAGGTGAACGCGACGTTCGCCGCGGAGCTCGTCGAGGAGCTGGACGTCGACTCCTCGCTGACGCTGTTCCGGACCGTCTGCACCACGGCCTACCCCGATCCCAGGCCGTACGTCTGGAACGACCTCGACCTCGACACGCGGTTCACCTACCGGCTCGCGGTCGACGGCGACCCTGACGACATGCTCGCGGCGTGCAGCAAGAGCCTGCGCCGGGAGATCCGCGACGCCCGCGACCTCGACGTGACCGTCGAACCCGAGGGGCTCGAGGGGACCCGTGCCGTGTTCGAGCGGGCGGCCGAACGCTACGCCGAGCAGGACCGGACGTTCAGCCTGACGTGGCCGTACGTCCGCGACCTGACCGAGTCGATGGCGGCCGACGACCGCTGCAGGACGTACGTCGCCCGTGACGCCGACGGCGAGTTCCTCACCGGCGTCGTCGCCCTCTACTCGAACGACGACGCCTACTTCTGGCTCGGCGGCGCCCGCACCGTCCACGAGGGGGTGAGCGTCAACAGCCTCGTCCACTGGCGGATGGTGGAGGACGTCGCAGCCGGCGAGCCCCGCCAGTCGGTCGACGGCTACGACCTGATGGGCGCGAACACCGAGCGGCTCTGCCGCTACAAGAGCAAGTTCGGCGCGGACCTGTCGCCCTACTACGTCGTCGAGTCCGGCGGCCCGAGCATGGACGTCGCCAAGCGCGCGTACCGGCTGGTGGCACGGTAG
- a CDS encoding glycosyltransferase, which yields MHALELVTNSRSRFFNQQIRHLEAGGVRTTTLAVPGDRDYGGGGVDGRSPVDYLRFYPTVLRHSFRDYDLVHANYGLTGPAAVAQPSLPVVLSLWGTDLMGPFGPVSAACARLADAVVVMSPEMASRLDGECHVIPHGVDLDRFAPAPPAEARAELGWNPSASHVLFPYPAGREVKNYPRAERVVDLARERVDGDVEFHTVSGVSHERMPVYMNAADALLLTSRREGSPNSVKEAMACNLPVVSVDVGDVRARLDGVSPSYVRDSDDGLATALADVLADGERSNGREAAREVSVQRTNERLREVYRDVVADA from the coding sequence ATGCACGCGCTCGAACTCGTCACCAACAGCAGGTCGCGCTTCTTCAACCAGCAGATCCGGCACCTCGAGGCGGGCGGCGTCCGGACCACGACGCTCGCGGTGCCCGGGGACCGCGACTACGGCGGCGGCGGGGTCGACGGCCGCAGCCCGGTCGACTACCTCCGATTCTACCCGACTGTGCTGCGCCACTCCTTCCGGGACTACGACCTCGTCCACGCCAACTACGGCCTGACCGGTCCGGCCGCGGTGGCCCAGCCGTCGCTCCCGGTCGTCCTCTCGCTGTGGGGGACCGACCTGATGGGCCCGTTCGGGCCGGTGAGCGCGGCCTGCGCGCGCCTGGCCGACGCCGTCGTCGTCATGTCCCCGGAGATGGCCAGCCGCCTCGACGGCGAGTGCCACGTCATCCCCCACGGCGTCGACCTCGACCGGTTCGCGCCCGCCCCGCCGGCGGAGGCGCGCGCCGAACTCGGCTGGAACCCGTCGGCCTCGCACGTCCTGTTCCCGTACCCGGCGGGCAGGGAGGTGAAGAACTACCCCCGCGCCGAGCGCGTGGTCGACCTCGCCCGCGAACGGGTCGACGGCGACGTGGAGTTCCACACCGTCTCCGGCGTCTCCCACGAGCGGATGCCGGTCTACATGAACGCCGCCGACGCGCTCCTGCTGACCTCCAGGCGGGAGGGGTCGCCCAACTCCGTGAAGGAGGCGATGGCGTGTAACCTCCCCGTGGTGTCGGTGGACGTCGGGGACGTCCGGGCGCGACTCGACGGCGTCTCCCCGTCGTACGTGCGCGACTCGGACGACGGCCTCGCGACCGCGCTCGCGGACGTCCTCGCGGACGGCGAGCGGTCGAACGGCCGCGAGGCCGCCCGCGAGGTGAGCGTCCAGCGGACGAACGAACGGCTCCGCGAGGTGTATCGCGACGTGGTCGCCGACGCCTGA